From a single Silene latifolia isolate original U9 population chromosome 6, ASM4854445v1, whole genome shotgun sequence genomic region:
- the LOC141588794 gene encoding uncharacterized protein LOC141588794 — translation MTALTKPVENEEKKAALFAIGSDKSPGSDGMNKQANSTLIDLIPKKKVSASVKDFRSISCCTTFYKTISKILSARIAYVLSQLVGPEQAAFVKGKSGVRQGDPLSPYHFVLSMEILFMYLRNICLKPQDILALFSGWSWLYANVEKTDIYFGGVSPTIKDQILHATGFSEGSFFFRYLGLPLNTARNTADMYGPPINKIQSFVQHWIAKFLSYAGKVGFPTQLLFT, via the exons ATGACTGCCCTTACTAAACCTGTTGAGAATGAGGAGAAAAAAGCTGCTCTTTTTGCAATTGGCTCTGATAAAAGCCCAGGATCTGATGG GATGAATAAGCAGGCCAACTCCACTCTAATTGATTTGATCCCTAAGAAGAAAGTAAGTGCTTCTGTGAAGGACTTCAGATCCATTTCTTGCTGTACTACATTTTATAAAACTATCAGTAAGATTTTATCTGCTAGAATAGCTTATGTGTTATCTCAGTTAGTGGGTCCAGAGCAAGCTGCCTTTGTCAAAG GGAAAAGTGGGGTCAGGCAAGGGGATCCCCTCTCCCCTTACCATTTTGTTCTGAGTATGGAAATACTCTTCATGTACCTTAGGAATATATGCTTAAAACCTCAG GATATTCTTGCCCTATTTTCTGGTTGGTCATGGTTGTATGCTAATGTTGAGAAAACTGACATTTACTTTGGGGGTGTTTCACCTACTATCAAGGATCAGATTCTACATGCCACTGGGTTTTCTGAAGGGAGCTTCTTTTTCAGGTATCTTGGCTTGCCCTTAAATACTGCAAGAAACACAGCAGACATGTATGGTCCTCCGATAAACAAAATTCAATCTTTTGTACAACATTGGATTGCCAAGTTCCTTTCTTATGCTGGTAAG gtaggatttcctactcagttattgtttacatga